Proteins found in one Bacillota bacterium genomic segment:
- the gcvPB gene encoding aminomethyl-transferring glycine dehydrogenase subunit GcvPB, which produces MSEPLIYELGGPGHQGAELPPLDVPDAEEAAGGELPGLPEGLLRKSPPLLPEVTEPEVVRHYTRLSEMNYAIDNGFYPLGSCTMKYNPKRNDAMAALPGFRDLHPLTPEAGAQGALELMARLEAALAEITGMARFSLQPVAGAQGEFTGLSIVRAYHESRGEERTRVIVPDSAHGTNPASAAMAGYQVVEVRSDARGGIDVEDLDRVLGPDVAALMLTNPNTLGLFDERTLEIARRVHEAGALLYYDGANLNAILGLARPGDMGFDIVHLNLHKTFSGPHGGGGPGSGPVGVVAGLERFLPRPLVVREGDRYRLDWGDPEGLDRPGPGSVGKVQAFWGNFAVAVRAYAYILTLGAEGLRQVAESSVLNANYLMRRLARSFDLPYDRSCKHEFVLSGAGLKRETGIRVLDVAKRLLDYGFHPGTVYFPLIVEEALMIEPTETESLATLDAYAEALEAIVREAHEEPEKLRQAPFTTPVRRLDEVTAARHPVLRWRPGSARPGETAQE; this is translated from the coding sequence ATGAGCGAGCCGCTCATCTACGAGCTGGGCGGCCCGGGCCACCAGGGGGCCGAGCTGCCGCCGCTGGACGTGCCGGACGCGGAAGAGGCCGCAGGCGGAGAACTGCCCGGCCTTCCCGAGGGACTCCTGCGGAAGAGCCCGCCCCTCCTGCCCGAGGTGACCGAGCCGGAGGTGGTCCGCCACTACACCCGCCTCTCCGAGATGAACTACGCCATCGACAACGGCTTCTACCCGCTCGGCTCCTGCACCATGAAGTACAACCCGAAGCGGAACGACGCGATGGCGGCGCTGCCCGGTTTCCGCGACCTCCACCCGCTGACGCCCGAGGCGGGCGCGCAGGGGGCCCTGGAGCTGATGGCGCGGCTGGAGGCGGCGCTGGCGGAGATCACCGGCATGGCCCGCTTCTCGCTCCAGCCGGTGGCCGGCGCCCAGGGCGAGTTCACCGGCCTCTCCATCGTCCGCGCCTACCACGAGAGCCGGGGCGAGGAGCGGACGCGGGTGATCGTCCCCGACTCCGCCCACGGGACCAACCCGGCCAGCGCCGCCATGGCCGGCTACCAGGTGGTGGAGGTCCGCTCCGACGCCCGCGGCGGCATCGACGTCGAGGACCTCGACCGCGTGCTCGGGCCGGACGTGGCCGCCCTGATGCTGACCAATCCGAACACGCTCGGCCTCTTCGACGAGCGGACGCTGGAGATCGCTCGCAGGGTGCACGAGGCGGGCGCCCTCCTCTACTACGACGGCGCCAACCTGAACGCCATCCTGGGCCTCGCCCGGCCGGGCGACATGGGCTTCGACATCGTCCACCTCAACCTGCACAAGACCTTCTCCGGCCCGCACGGGGGCGGCGGCCCCGGCTCGGGCCCCGTGGGCGTCGTGGCGGGGCTGGAGCGCTTCCTGCCGCGGCCCCTGGTGGTCCGGGAGGGCGACCGCTACCGCCTCGACTGGGGCGATCCCGAGGGGCTCGACCGCCCGGGTCCGGGGAGCGTCGGCAAGGTGCAGGCCTTCTGGGGGAACTTCGCCGTCGCCGTCCGCGCCTATGCCTACATCCTGACGCTGGGCGCGGAGGGCCTCCGGCAGGTGGCGGAGAGCTCCGTCCTCAACGCCAACTACCTGATGCGACGCCTGGCCCGCAGCTTCGACCTGCCCTACGACCGGAGCTGCAAGCACGAGTTCGTCCTCTCCGGGGCAGGGCTGAAGCGGGAGACGGGGATCCGCGTCCTGGACGTGGCCAAGCGGCTGCTCGACTACGGCTTCCATCCCGGCACCGTCTACTTCCCCCTGATCGTGGAGGAAGCGCTGATGATCGAGCCGACCGAGACGGAGAGCCTGGCCACCCTGGACGCCTATGCGGAGGCGCTGGAGGCGATCGTCCGCGAGGCGCACGAGGAGCCGGAGAAGCTTCGCCAGGCTCCCTTCACCACGCCCGTGCGGAGGCTGGACGAGGTGACGGCGGCGCGTCACCCGGTGCTCCGCTGGCGGCCGGGCTCCGCCCGGCCCGGGGAGACGGCGCAAGAGTGA